The Nicotiana tabacum cultivar K326 chromosome 1, ASM71507v2, whole genome shotgun sequence genome segment TAAAGTAGTCATGGATATAAagactgtaagtaaacacattggggtgatgctgaaacttaaatcaggacataccagtttcaaagaaataagtagaaaaagcagtagtcttgtaaaatCCAAAGTGCAAACAGGAAGACAGAATACTATAAGTCTgagttcagaagagattgtgaaattgtgaagtctgaagtgtgTGTTTGTGAAGAAAggtcgtgccctttatagtgtagaaaccaagtagaaataaggtaagaaaataattgaagagctgattgtcaatcaattatacaagactccctttaattaaggaattcagattcaaacgggtgaaaccattaaggaaagaaattaaccaaacactttgtgcaaagtaggatattaggggtgaatacataaaagttTTATTTAAAAACAGAATTTTGAAGTACACAGTTTGTATAAATAAGGTAAGGAAATCAATTAACAGCCAGTAAATCAACAGACAGggattttgtatgaatgaaccgagtcaaaaAGATAGGAAAGGtttttaacttaagggaaatcagcaaacaatggaaagggaatcaatcagaccATATTCATAGGGAAGtatgaactaatcacaaatttAAAAGCCACTTTAAAGGGAAGTCTATCATATGTAAGGAGCATACGGATATGTTAAGCATGAAAGAAAAAATTGTCATGTCACTGTAACATTAGTAGAAAAATCCAGAGTAGAAGGGTTTAGTAAAAAGGTGAGAATCATATGAAAACAAGGAATTGGTCTGAAAGAGTTGGGGGTTTTGAAATAAGACCCCTAGTTCAGGCAAATCGTAAAATCAAACTTggcagaacccccaaattctagggttttcaccttgaatcaagtacagagatgagaaggcaagtagtCGAAACAGGCTCATAGGTTTCAGAAATAaaacctcttgcatgcttctttcatcaacaaaaactcatgagaaaacatgatagcaaagtaacatgcaaACAAGTAGAAGGATTCAAAGAACATAATGGAAAatactgataagaacagtagaggGAGCATGCTTAAGAGGTTTtctagaagaaacttaaacagggctcagtagaagaaaaaatagtaaaaacactTAAGAATACAGTAGAAAAATATAGTAGGCAGAACATAatagaacatggtagaagaaaatactagaacatagtagaagagcatacaagaacatagtatagaaaacacagtagaagaacatacaagaacggggtATAGAAAACACATTAGAAgaaaaacataagaacacagtagaggcaaatacacacaaaagaaaaaggagagaaagtcagagaaacacttaaatattttcagaaaaccctagatcggaaacgaagtggttttgaaagtaatttttgaaagaaaagttagggaaatcgtttgaaaactcaagaAGAGCACAGATACACAACGGATCAAAAGAAATTAGAGAAACCCTCGAAGGATTAGGGTTTCATAAGAATCCTAGATGTGAGATAGGCTTTGAAAGGTCACCGATCTAAGTCAGAGAGGTCGGAATCAGGCTCAAACCACTATGGTAGGCCGGAGTAAGGCCGGAGATGATCGTGGAACCTCGAGTCGGCAGAGGTCTGGGTGTAAACCTTCGaggtcaggccttgaatcttcgAGGGACTCGTACTAATTCGTACAAATATTATCCCATAATTTATGTCGTGTTCCACATGTCCTTGAGAAATTTCGCTCTTTCTTGAGTGTCATCGAAATGGAACTCCCTAGAGGTAGGTCATGCCAGGCCTTCGATTTGCTCCCTCGAGGTATGCATTTTCCAGTCAGATCTGGTCTCTATTTCGTGCTGCCCGAACTCGAGCCCGAGGTACTGTCAAGTCCTCGAAATAGAGCTCTCTGATTTTGAGCGTATACACTCCctccatttcttcttctcttctttttccatttcatCATACAGGAGCTGAAACCACTATTAGTGTTGCTGCTAGCTAGcttgttcttttcttttattagtaGAGTTTTACGCggacatatatacatatgtatggTTACGTGGTGCCTTCCTGAAATGTCTTAAAATGGTGGCGTAATAGAAAGCCCCTAACTTCTATGTGATTACTTTCCGCCAATTGAAAGCCTGGCAATATGCTAGACTAGATTTTTCAATGCCATAGTGAAAGGCCAATACCAAGATCACAGAGTACTGTACAAGAGAAATTGAATGAGTGTTGAAACTAAAAATTATAAGAAAGTCAACGTGGTGCTTCCAGCAAATTTTCTAAATCTATGCTTTTTTCTGAAAAAAGAACAAATAAGCCAAACTTGGAAATTCTATGATAGGTGAATCCTCTCCGACCATCAGCTTCATCTTAACATGTTTCCATCAACACTAAAAAGACAAACATTAAACAAGAAGAACTAAGTCAAGACTGGTAAGTATGGGGTGCTCAAAGAAAGTAGAAGTACTTTCCTTCATGCAGAACTTTTTTGCATATTGTTACAGGTTATATTGAACAGTACAAAATTGTCTCCCTAAAGGATTAATCTTTAAATattgttcctttttttttaatttattgcGAACTAGGTATCTTTTTCACTAAAAACACAAATAGTTCTTCAATATCAGAAGCTAGAAATTCTTATTTGGGGTAGAAACTGAAAGTTAATGGTTGATTATTGCTAAAATCATTTGAATGTTGGTAATTTGTGTTTAAATGTTTAGTTCAAACACTGATTTAgttatttattttgaaaactcaaaatttcattatTGGTCCTTACAAAATGTTGAAGAAGTCAAAATAGGTCTTCTTGATTTTGTGTTATTTGACTAAATGGGTGATTGAGGATGTTTTTGTTGGTATTTGGAGGTGATAAACTactaaaaatacataattttGGGTGTACTTTCTTCTCATACCTTGTGTGGTTGCGGAAGGTTACATGAGTTTTTGTTGTGAATTATGCTCATTACGTGCATTCTTATGTGTAGGAGCGAGTTGGACGAAAGATGAGCAAAAGAAGTTGATGAAGGACAGAgagacaaaagaagaaatttgctcATTCACTCTTGCATGCGCACAAGAGAGTGAACGAGCTAACTGAGAGGAGCTTGAACAAAACAATGGATTAAGGTAAAAAAGGTGAGGAAATGCACAAAAGATCtagtagaaaaaaaaaagaacttcgCTCGTTCACTCTCACGTCTGCACAAGAGAGTGAACAAGCTAAACCTGTAATAGCTTGTCCGTCTTTGGTTTGGAAAAGGACGTCCCATACAAACCCTAAACTATACGAACACATTCTTTAGCAGTTTCTGGAGGAGTTAGTATTATTTTGGAGGCCAAAAAATAcaaggagcaaggcggagaattcttctacgagtttttcactttcttcttcctatttccattattggttatgaattctagcaTTATacttttacatactattatgagtatctaattttgtaacgacccgactagtttTTTTGAACTCTAGCGCGTCATTCGGcaatttgaggccatgagtagcttcacttaaggtattatggcTTGTACGTTTGGTTGGAATTAGAAtttgggaagtttggagttgatctGGAAAAAgaattctcaattcagaagctttaagttagaaaaattgactaaggtttgatttttgagtaaacaaccccggaatcgggatttgaaggtttcaatagggcgtatgtccggatcgagttttggatgacccgggagtgtttcagcgcctattgtggaagttagcattttggaagaatttcataaatttggattgaagtgcatttcaatgctgtcaatgtccgtttgggattctgagtcatggaatagctccgtatggtaattttggtacTGGAAGCGCGCCGTGAtatgaatttggaggtccgtaggtcatttcggggtcatttggcgaaagttagaaatttgaaggtttttaagaagtttgaccggaagtggacttttttatatcgggattgaattccgattctgaaagttggaataggtctgtaatgtcgaatatgatttgtatgcaaaatttgaggtcaatcagacgcgATTTGGTAGATTTCAGTATCGAATGAataagtttgaagttctaaagttcataaagcttgaattggggtatgattcatgattttggcgttgattgatgtgatttgaaggctcgactaagttcgcaatgtgttttgggacgtgttggtataattggttgaggtcccgagggtctcaggCGGATTTTGGATGGtcaacggatcgagtttggacttggaagaaatgTTGGAGGTGCTGTcatctggtgtaactgcacctgcgaggttttagccgcagaagcgagccatCGAGGCAACACAGTGAGCGCAAGAGCGGACgtttgggcgcacctgcgagcacgcaggtgcgaaggcagtgGTCGTAGAAGCAGCAaggggcgcaggtgcgaagaagaAGCCGCAGAAGCAGATGTGCGGAAGCGGCCAAGGAGTCCGCGGGTGCGGAATGTCGCTGAGTAGaagatttttataaaaacgggacttggcccatttttcacttggtttgggcgattttggagagctttaaGGGGAGATTTTCAGCAAGAaactcaaggtaagtgattcccacataTTACAAGTTacatacttggattatatattgatttttacatagaaattcatggaaaatttgtagaaatttgggattttgaagaaaaacctagaaattggtattttgaattttgacctcgaatttggtcatggaattgagaataaactatatatttgagttcgtgaggctaggggtaaaattatcttcaaaaaattttcagaatccaggcacgtgggcccgagggttatTTTATCGACTTCTCGAACGAAATTGGAAATTGTTATatattgaattgttatgagtactagagtatatttttattagttttcatattgtttgactagttttggagcgttgggcatcggtttgaggtgttagagcagCGTTGGatccggttatggaactttggagcgaggtaagtctcttgtctaaccttttgaggggaaaattacccctaggtgttgtaaaTTGATGTGTTTTACTTGTTGTGGGGGGATACGTACGATCTagttgacgagagtccgtacgtagctacattcatattattgtccgggtaggcttaggttcacatcatgctatagttGTACTATTTGAGTAGTCTCTCGCTTATTAAACTCCTCTGTTTTACATTACTGCTTGAGACTAGAcgtgctattgtagagacttcatgAGTTCGTGATTAGTCATTGAATAACTGTACTCCTCTTATGAAATGATTTCGCgatatatatatgtttcattgaaagatttttgttaaagaaattataattcacatgtttattcgtgagtgggatCAAGGACCTGTTAAAGCTTTTATTTTAATGGGAttgggttgttcgcctcggcaggattatgtacttcACATCTTATGGGATCAGACCGTTCGCCTCGGAAGGATTTATGTACCACTCTCTCATGGGAgggggtcgttcgcctcggcagtttaatagatgcatttatggttcgtgtcgttcgaccctcaacagtgcacaatttaattatttatgttgGATGGGCCGTACACCTCGACATTTCTTATAAAATATCCTCATGGAAATCATGCGTAATATCTGGCAAGAAGCTCTTCTCCTGATTTGAattacgatatatatatatatatatatatatatatatatatatatatatatatatatatatatatatatatatatatatatatatatatatatatatatatatatatatatatatatatatatatatatatatatatatatagaattgcTAATGGAGAGTTTGAGTTTATTGCaaagaggaggattgtaccacgtatttataccCGTTTATTTCGTTTATTTGTTCTGCCTCATATTTGCTTATCATttctgtacctgatattattggaccactagtaagtgtcgatgtcgacccctcgtcactactcctctggagttaggctagatacttactgggtacacgttgatttacgtactcataatacacttgcTACAAATTTTGTTCAGGTACacatatgtctagtggccttgtgggcgcagaggtatggttatttgcggggacttaggtgagctgtattCCACGTTACGAtccacagccagcagagtctcctttagaggtATTTATACtttcctgtctaatttatattccggacagatgctgtattttattttacttcctagtgatgctcatgcacttgtgacaccggattttggggtgattatgggttattCAGTATTAAAAtttgtgaaaatatttttatttactatgTAAATTTTATCACTTATCATTTAATGGAAGacaattatgatttcaaaatactaaaaaatgTAACTAAGTTAATAAATtcttgttggcttgcctgacagcggtgttaggcgcccATCACGGCCTTtaaaggattttgggtcgtgacaaatttcttatctagagttttgatggaaccttttggaggatgaactcttgttatgttttaatataatttagcctttgaATTGTCTCTACTTGTTTAAATAAATGCTTATTCCATTTGATAATGGTCATCAATTGACTAtgtctatttattatgtattgcttaGAAAATGGTACATATTTAGGAGGTTTGAACAATGTCACTTTTAACGTATGAGAGAAATCAATACGGCGGATTTGggaataacaaagccttgatgTGGTCATAGTAACCAGTAAGATAGGGCCAACTTGCATGATTCAGGAGAATATGTCTTAGTAAAGTGTTGTAGTTGCTCAGGAGAGAAATacgacacctaaagtgctcacgatcagtagagaatacttacaCGAAATTATAAAAGACGTAGCCGGagggattccgacaattgggaaaatcataattctaggcctccttaatcttgtctccaacccttaaCATCTCTAATTGTTAATTTACTACTTCAATTTATTAGTTACTTAGttagatataagaatcttaatatttataacttaggaattgtttgAGCTTATCTTCTTAGTAATAGTGAAAAATTGTAGCTAAACCTACAATTGTAGCTAACCTTGgttctctgtgggatttgatTCCGGACTCTtagatcggattatatttgcagcgaccatttatcctttttaggactagagttgggcgtgatcaggaGGCTCTGTTTCAAATTTAAGATCATCTAGAGCATATTTCAGGTGGTCCAATCGAAATTGGAATTACGAAATTGAGGAACAATTTGTTGACAATACAGACAAATTATGCCGATCGACTTTGATGAATAATTTAACTTATAGGTCAATTGCATATAACACAAAGTCACGCTAGTCTAAAAAACTTTGGTGAACAATTGAACAAGCAAAAAATCATATCAATTGGGTAGAATTTGTGAACAATTTGACAAATATATCAAATATAGTAACACAAAATCACGCGAATATGGTAGAGTTTGATAAACAATTGAACTATCATAAAGTGCTACCAACGACGTAGAATGTTTTAGCAATTAACAATATAGATACAGTAAATATAGCATAAATCTACCAATCCGATAGAGAATCCATGACGAGCAATAAATGCGAGTGGGTCTGAAAGTCCTTTTtctaaatacatgtaaaaacggAGGCAAATATTTAAAGATCGGCCACATATAGGATCATTTTTGTCAATCACCCACTACAAAATGCATTTGCAGAAGACCAACTTTTTTGGTTGCTAGTTTAGAAGTTCATTGCCGTTCATTACGTCCCGAAAAATAAGTAAACCAAGCGTGCATGATTTCTTCAAAATGCCTCACGACATTATACTACACTTTATATGTAGGTTCCCAACTTTCAGCTACCATTATGAGGTTTTGCTCGCGCACTAAGAGAAAATTAATCCCAGTTAATATCAAGCTCAAACACAACAAGAAGTAATACCAAATACAGCACAGACTTGCATATTTGGAAGTCTTCAGGAGTTGCCAAAGAAAATTACAGAAGACACAAGTGACACAACGCCTCAATCCCAAGCAAGTTGGACCGGCTATATGAATCATCACTTTCTATGTCGCTTCACTTAAGCCCCCGTTCAGtccaataacaattaaaatgaaaactgaaaacgATTCCTGTTCATGTGATACATCTCTCATCAGAACTCTAGGCTCTTTGCAGCTAAATCAAATAATTGTTCCAGCTCCTGTTTTACCTTATCAccagcaaaaataaaattaatggcACTCCTAGCTAGCTGGAACATCTCTCTATTTTGTATACCTTTAAAATGTAAAACAAAAGTTAGAGAGAGCTTAATCTAAAAGCCGACAAGGTATATCGGCAGTAAATAATACATACCAAAAGCAGAAGCAGCAAGGCTGTACTCGCCAGATACGCTGGTCGAGAACACCCCTGAATCGTCAGTGCATAGGACAATTGGATGTCCACTATTATATAAATCAGCTgtgcaagtcaaagctaagggtTATGTACTTGATTTAAATAGTAGTTAATATCATAAGTAAAGAAACAACTGTCTCAAAGTTCATACGTAATAACAGGACAGTGGACTGAAGGTGTACATTTCTGCTTTTTCTTAGATTTAGATACAACACAAAACACAGTCTAGAGAGTATCAGAAACCTCACCAAAGTGATGAATATCCAGAGAAGATATTGTTTCAGTCCTGATATTTGAAGTCAAGCAAATTTCAACCTACAACGAGATAAAACGCCAAATGTGATAAAACTAGAAGGATCAGTAGGCCAATAGAACTTTagtcaaaacatcaaaatatggCATGGCCAAAAAATTCTGCATCTTGATTATCATGGTGGTATTGTAGATGGAAACGATTAGCAGCATTCTTAACTCAGCAAATACACAAGGATATAAAAGGAGGAGAAATTTGAACTCGCATACATTTCATTCTAGAGAGGAGAAGGaaatttggtcaaataatttgctCAATCATTGATATGTGTCACTTCATTGTATCAACATGTCctagaggaaaaaaaaaagaaaaaaaaaagaagaagaagggaaCACATGCAAAATTTCTAACCGGTATCTTTAAGGATTTTAGCTTTGCCCATTCTTCCTCTCCAAAGCAACAAGCATGGCCAATTCTTGCGGGGAGAAAATGTAGCATCGCGTGGATTTCCACAGGATTGGGTACCTAAAAGCACTAAGTACCAAATAAACCAGTCAGAAAGATTATAGTAATGATACTGACAAAAGCTGGACAAACTAGCGAAGCCAGATGCACCTCGCCACAGTGAAGGGTTATCAGAAGTCCTTGCTCTTTAGCAAACTCTAAAGCAGGCAGAAAGGTTAGCCTACAAAGAAAAACGTATCCAGAAATTCAAAGCTTTATAGGCTATATCGTCAATGCAAGGCAAGATTAGTATGCAATAGAAAAATCTTTTCCAAGCAAAATAGTACCATTCACCAATGATAGGATTGCCGGATAGGTCAATACCCACTACCCCCTGATGTCTCATTTCCAGCGCAAGCTTAACCTTCACCAACCACAAAGAACTTATCAAGCCTAGGACTTTAAGTAACATATATAAACCTTTAACATCTTTATGCATCAGATACAGAAACATACCGTTTCCATTGCAGCTTCAGTGGATTCACGACGATCAATACTAAGTAGAAGTCTgacaaatattttctttcttcctgTACCATTGCTAGCATTACCCTCACTCCGAGCATAAATACCGCCATTAGCTTGACAATCAATATTAGGTTCACTGAAAAAATCAACTTCGATGGTAGTAACAGCTCTTAAaccctccaaaactgcttctATGTATGACCTCTTGTtcatccctttggaaacattctTCTGCAGAAAAGACATATATATAAAATAAGATCTATAAATATCAGAATTGTATCTTATGAACGAACTTGAACAGTAATATGTGAAGAAGCCTTTTGCAGTTGTGAACTAATTGAACTTAACACCTTTTTCAGCAAACCAATTTCCTTAAAAGTAGGAACAGGATACACCGGATCAGATATGTAAAGATGCATTTGCATCCATATTTCCCGTTTATATATTCTTTTAACAGTCATTTCCAGAAACTAGTGGTAATGAGCCACGTGAAGCTAACAGAAAAACGACATGTCAAGCATCTGGTTCACTTAATTCTACCGTGCTATGCTTGCTAATTATAGTTTCAATCTTCAAATGGCAAGTACACTCCA includes the following:
- the LOC107769250 gene encoding N6-mAMP deaminase, with translation MDWWVSMPKIELHAHLNGSIRDSTLLELARELGDKGLVSFPDVEHVIVKHDRPLSEVFKLFDLIYILTTDHETVTRITKEVIEDFAAENVVYLELRTTPKKNVSKGMNKRSYIEAVLEGLRAVTTIEVDFFSEPNIDCQANGGIYARSEGNASNGTGRKKIFVRLLLSIDRRESTEAAMETVKLALEMRHQGVVGIDLSGNPIIGEWLTFLPALEFAKEQGLLITLHCGEVPNPVEIHAMLHFLPARIGHACCFGEEEWAKLKSLKIPVEICLTSNIRTETISSLDIHHFADLYNSGHPIVLCTDDSGVFSTSVSGEYSLAASAFGIQNREMFQLARSAINFIFAGDKVKQELEQLFDLAAKSLEF